Proteins co-encoded in one Cyanobacteria bacterium GSL.Bin1 genomic window:
- a CDS encoding sigma-70 family RNA polymerase sigma factor — translation MLTEPNTNLSDTELVKCCQTNNRAAFRLLYRRYQRRVRSTLYQLCGESMLDDLVQEVFFRAWKGLPKLRKPKTFSTWLYRICWNVACDQRRAFAQLREQKQILAQQEPSLNSADLNTMHYQQLVQQGLQALTFEQRAVIVLHDLEDVPQKEIAHILDIPTGTVKSRLFHGRKALRDFLEKQGVVL, via the coding sequence GTGTTAACTGAGCCAAATACTAACTTGAGTGACACTGAATTAGTCAAATGCTGTCAAACAAACAATCGCGCTGCGTTTCGACTCCTATACCGTCGTTATCAAAGGCGGGTTCGTTCCACACTTTATCAACTGTGTGGGGAGTCAATGCTGGATGATTTAGTCCAAGAAGTCTTTTTTCGGGCTTGGAAAGGATTACCCAAACTCCGAAAACCGAAAACGTTTTCCACTTGGCTTTATCGCATTTGTTGGAATGTCGCTTGTGATCAAAGACGGGCGTTTGCTCAGTTACGGGAACAAAAACAAATCCTCGCTCAACAAGAGCCTTCACTCAACAGTGCAGATCTCAATACCATGCACTATCAACAGTTAGTCCAACAAGGCTTACAAGCCCTTACATTTGAGCAACGGGCGGTGATTGTTCTTCATGACTTAGAGGACGTTCCCCAAAAAGAAATTGCTCACATTCTCGACATTCCCACAGGAACCGTGAAATCCCGTTTATTTCATGGACGTAAAGCCCTACGGGACTTTTTAGAAAAGCAAGGAGTGGTTTTATGA